A region from the Corticium candelabrum chromosome 14, ooCorCand1.1, whole genome shotgun sequence genome encodes:
- the LOC134190232 gene encoding ubiquinol-cytochrome-c reductase complex assembly factor 1-like isoform X1, which translates to MFESLPLVRGHLVAMAATRLLTSLHNRIHSYSLLRMLSISFNDSNGMKQLCNVLQASCFSTERPPWFASSRLFQPLGHRAKVVRCALALYEACVHRVDYHSIYEACRMPDTLQSWFLVNSLHVWFCLVRLKAEGGEGRLVYKQLVQALWADIRQRMKAMGINSPTDTKIGMEQLSQQFFGLIVAFDEGLLSDDMILASSLWWNLFSEKETTDFLAVAQMVNYVRLQVKHMDSITTSDLFSDHSITFLKFEHSILPT; encoded by the exons ATGTTTGAATCTCTGCCATTAGTGAG GGGTCACCTTGTTGCTATGGCAGCAACTCGATTACTAACAAGTCTGCACAACCGCATACACTCCTATTCTCTTCTGAGGATGTTATCTATCTCATTTAATGATTCAAATGGAATGAAACAACTCTGCAATGTTTTGCAGGCATCGTGTTTCAGCACAGAAAGACCACCATGGTTTGCTTCGTCTCGTCTGTTTCAGCCTTTGGGACATCGTGCGAAGGTGGTGCGTTGTGCGCTTGCTCTGTATGAGGCTTGCGTTCATAGAGTCGATTATCACTCTATCTACGAAGCATGTCGAATGCCGGATACTCTTCAGTCGTGGTTTCTTGTCAATAGTCTTCATGTCTGGTTCTGCCTTGTCAGATTGAAAGCCGAGGGTGGAGAAGGCCGTTTGGTGTACAAGCAACTGGTTCAAGCATTATGGGCAGACATCAGACAAAGAATGAAGGCAATGGGAATAAATTCTCCAACTGATACTAAAATAGGCATGGAACAGTTATCACAACAGTTCTTTGGACTCATTGTTGCTTTTGATGAAGGATTATTGAGTGATGACATGATATTGGCATCTTCTTTGTGGTGGAACTTGTTTTCAGAGAAGGAGACAACAGATTTCTTGGCTGTAGCCCAGATGGTGAACTATGTGAGATTACAAGTGAAACATATGGACTCAATTACAACTTCTGATCTCTTTTCTGATCATTCTATAACCTTTCTGAAATTTGAGCATTCTATTCTTCCTACATAG
- the LOC134190232 gene encoding ubiquinol-cytochrome-c reductase complex assembly factor 1-like isoform X2: MAATRLLTSLHNRIHSYSLLRMLSISFNDSNGMKQLCNVLQASCFSTERPPWFASSRLFQPLGHRAKVVRCALALYEACVHRVDYHSIYEACRMPDTLQSWFLVNSLHVWFCLVRLKAEGGEGRLVYKQLVQALWADIRQRMKAMGINSPTDTKIGMEQLSQQFFGLIVAFDEGLLSDDMILASSLWWNLFSEKETTDFLAVAQMVNYVRLQVKHMDSITTSDLFSDHSITFLKFEHSILPT, from the coding sequence ATGGCAGCAACTCGATTACTAACAAGTCTGCACAACCGCATACACTCCTATTCTCTTCTGAGGATGTTATCTATCTCATTTAATGATTCAAATGGAATGAAACAACTCTGCAATGTTTTGCAGGCATCGTGTTTCAGCACAGAAAGACCACCATGGTTTGCTTCGTCTCGTCTGTTTCAGCCTTTGGGACATCGTGCGAAGGTGGTGCGTTGTGCGCTTGCTCTGTATGAGGCTTGCGTTCATAGAGTCGATTATCACTCTATCTACGAAGCATGTCGAATGCCGGATACTCTTCAGTCGTGGTTTCTTGTCAATAGTCTTCATGTCTGGTTCTGCCTTGTCAGATTGAAAGCCGAGGGTGGAGAAGGCCGTTTGGTGTACAAGCAACTGGTTCAAGCATTATGGGCAGACATCAGACAAAGAATGAAGGCAATGGGAATAAATTCTCCAACTGATACTAAAATAGGCATGGAACAGTTATCACAACAGTTCTTTGGACTCATTGTTGCTTTTGATGAAGGATTATTGAGTGATGACATGATATTGGCATCTTCTTTGTGGTGGAACTTGTTTTCAGAGAAGGAGACAACAGATTTCTTGGCTGTAGCCCAGATGGTGAACTATGTGAGATTACAAGTGAAACATATGGACTCAATTACAACTTCTGATCTCTTTTCTGATCATTCTATAACCTTTCTGAAATTTGAGCATTCTATTCTTCCTACATAG